One Candidatus Eisenbacteria bacterium genomic window carries:
- a CDS encoding aminopeptidase yields the protein MDPRNTKLAKLLVDYSCEIKEGEKLLIETVGFDALDLVHEITHAAVAKGAHVYHNIRHDRIHRRFLLDATEEQIKAQAKYDLYRMRDMNCYIGIRGTGNTMELS from the coding sequence GTGGATCCGAGAAACACCAAGCTGGCCAAGCTGCTCGTGGACTACTCCTGCGAGATCAAGGAGGGGGAGAAGCTCCTCATCGAGACCGTCGGCTTCGACGCCCTCGACCTCGTGCACGAGATCACGCACGCGGCGGTGGCGAAGGGGGCGCACGTCTATCACAACATCCGGCACGACCGCATCCATCGCCGGTTCCTTCTCGATGCCACGGAGGAGCAGATCAAGGCCCAGGCAAAGTACGACCTCTATCGGATGCGCGACATGAACTGCTACATCGGGATCAGGGGGACCGGGAACACGATGGAGCTTTCCG